A genomic segment from Malaclemys terrapin pileata isolate rMalTer1 chromosome 1, rMalTer1.hap1, whole genome shotgun sequence encodes:
- the LOC128837804 gene encoding histone H1-like, whose amino-acid sequence MSETAPVAAPAVSAPEAKAAAKKPKKTTGGSKARKPPGPSVTELITKAVSASKERKGVSLAALKKALAAGGYDVEKSNSRIKVGLKSLVSKGTLVQTKGTGASGSFKLNKKPAETKEKAPKKKPAAKPKKPAAKKPASAAKKPKKAAVAKKSPKKVKKPAAAAPKKTAKSPKKVKAAKPKKAAKSPAKAKAVKPKVAKPKPTKPKVAKAKKAAPKKK is encoded by the coding sequence ATGTCCGAAACGGCGCCTGTTGCAGCTCCTGCTGTCTCTGCTCCTGAGGCTAAAGCCGCCGCTAAGAAACCGAAGAAGACGACAGGCGGCTCTAAAGCCCGCAAGCCTCCAGGTCCCAGCGTGACCGAGCTGATCACCAAGGCGGTGTCCGCTTCCAAGGAGCGCAAAGGGGTCTCGCTGGCCGCTCTTAAGAAGGCTTTGGCCGCCGGAGGGTACGATGTGGAGAAAAGCAACAGCCGCATCAAAGTAGGACTCAAGAGCCTGGTGAGCAAAGGTACGTTGGTGCAGACCAAAGGCACCGGCGCATCGGGCTCTTTTAAACTCAACAAGAAACCGGCTGAGACCAAGGAAAAGGCACCGAAGAAAAAGCCAGCGGCAAAGCCTAAGAAACCAGCTGCCAAGAAACCCGCCAGCGCCGCCAAGAAACCCAAAAAGGCTGCGGTCGCGAAAAAAAGCCCGAAAAAAGTCAAGAAACCAGCAGCTGCCGCGCCCAAGAAAACGGCCAAGAGCCCGAAAAAGGTTAAAGCGGCTAAGCCCAAGAAGGCAGCTAAGAGCCCGGCTAAGGCCAAAGCGGTGAAACCCAAGGTAGCCAAGCCTAAGCCAACCAAACCtaaagtagcaaaggctaagaaGGCAGCGCCCAAGAAGAAGTAA
- the LOC128837871 gene encoding histone H2A type 2-C: protein MSGRGKQGGKARAKAKSRSSRAGLQFPVGRVHRLLRKGNYAERVGAGAPVYMAAVLEYLTAEILELAGNAARDNKKTRIIPRHLQLAIRNDEELNKLLGKVTIAQGGVLPNIQAVLLPKKTESHKAKSK, encoded by the coding sequence ATGTCAGGAAGAGGAAAGCAGGGAGGCAAAGCGAGGGCTAAGGCAAAGTCTCGCTCCTcgcgggctgggctgcagttcccggTGGGTCGAGTGCATCGTCTGCTTCGCAAAGGTAATTACGCTGAGCGGGTGGGGGCCGGAGCCCCGGTCTATATGGCCGCGGTGCTGGAGTATCTGACCGCTGAGATTCTCGAATTAGCCGGCAACGCTGCTCGGGACAACAAGAAAACCAGGATCATCCCCCGTCACCTGCAGCTCGCCATCCGTAACGACGAGGAGCTCAACAAGCTGCTTGGCAAAGTGAcgatcgctcaggggggtgtccTGCCCAACATCCAGGCTGTGCTGCTCCCCAAGAAAACTGAGAGCCACAAGGCCAAGAGCAAGTGA
- the LOC128837898 gene encoding histone H2B 8 — MPEPAKSAPAPKKGSKKAVTKTQKKGDKKRRKTRKESYSIYVYKVLKQVHPDTGISSKAMGIMNSFVNDIFERIAGEASRLAHYNKRSTITSREIQTAVRLLLPGELAKHAVSEGTKAVTKYTSSK, encoded by the coding sequence atgccGGAGCCAGCAAAATCTGCTCCCGCTCCCAAGAAGGGCTCTAAAAAAGCTGTGACTAAGACTCAGAAGAAGGGCGATAAGAAGCGCAGAAAGACTAGGAAGGAGAGTTATTCCATCTACGTGTATAAAGTGCTGAAACAAGTTCATCCGGACACCGGTATCTCCTCTAAAGCCATGGGGATCATGAACTCCTTTGTGAACGACATCTTCGAGCGCATTGCGGGGGAAGCGTCTCGCCTGGCTCATTACAACAAGCGTTCAACCATCACTTCCCGGGAGATCCAGACCGCTGTGCGCCTGCTTCTGCCGGGGGAGCTGGCCAAACATGCTGTGTCTGAGGGCACCAAGGCCGTCACCAAGTACACCAGCTCCAAGTAA
- the LOC128837854 gene encoding histone H2A.J-like: MSGRGKQGGKVRAKAKSRSSRAGLQFPVGRVHRLLRKGNYAERVGAGAPVYMAAVLEYLTAEILELAGNAARDNKKTRIIPRHLQLAIRNDEELNKLLGKVTIAQGGVLPNIQAVLLPKKTESHKAKNK; this comes from the coding sequence ATGTCTGGTCGAGGAAAGCAGGGAGGTAAAGTGAGGGCTAAGGCAAAATCTCGTTCTTctagggctgggctgcagttcccggTGGGCCGTGTGCATCGCCTGCTTCGCAAAGGTAATTACGCTGAGCGGGTGGGGGCCGGAGCTCCGGTCTATATGGCCGCAGTGCTGGAGTATCTGACCGCTGAGATTCTCGAATTAGCCGGCAACGCTGCTCGGGATAACAAGAAAACGCGGATCATTCCTCGCCATTTGCAGCTCGCCATCCGTAACGACGAGGAGCTCAATAAGTTGCTGGGGAAAGTCACGATCGCTCAAGGCGGTGTCTTGCCCAACATCCAGGCCGTGCTGCTGCCTAAGAAAACTGAAAGTCACAAGGCGAAAAATAAGTAA